The Terriglobia bacterium genome has a window encoding:
- a CDS encoding glycoside hydrolase family 2 protein, giving the protein MESTSIVIDKGWRFRAINDKGHPEVEQWHQAEVPGVVQTDLLHNKLIPDPFYGDNEPTLQWIGLTDWEYETEFEVTPAMLQRGHLELLFAGLDTYADVFLNDVPILSADNMFRHWRVPVKDKLHAGSNTLRIVFHSPVMYMLPKVKALPYRLPTVSQVLTVTEEGIATDPYTRKAPYNYGWDWGPRYVTEGIWQPVELYAWDDVRIDNFHIHQAKVTEAKAKLSAELDILAEAPVDVDVSIGYAEENNPTLSPKADDKGGAQQKVHLDAGMNHVAIPFEIAKPDRWYPNGYGAQALYKFTATVRRGKTSADHAQVRTGLRSLELRRQVDQWGKSFEFVVNGIPIFAKGANVIPFDSFAPSVTPEVHRRILQAAKDAHMNMVRAWGGGYYETDDFYDICDELGIMVWQDFIFGGAMVPGDLPYQKNVREETIEQVKRLRDHPSLALWNGNNEVETGWKYWGDRQAFKESISPTERERVWQDYLIMFHDIIKSVVTEYGDGTPYWPSSPSSNFEPNPDGQSNGDMHYWAVWHALAPIDDYTKQFPRFMSEYGFQSFPEMRTIRQFAGPKDLDLLSAVMQEHQKNVGGNERIRTYMLREYHEPKDFESFIYVSQVLQAEAIKVGAEHLRRQMPRVMGSLYWQLNDCWPVASWSSIDYYGRWKALQYYARRFYNDLLVSPFEVDGIVSTFVVSDKLQATPAELRIRVMDFSGKQLFENKQTITVPDLSSKIYATFKREDLLKGTDAQHAFAAFDLSVGGKVVSRNLMMFDITRNLALPVPKIQSEIAGGNGEYSLKLQSAVLARHVYLSFGDADVTLSDNYFDLLPSEPVTITLKSKMGLDEIKRAMRIRNITDAFPPGESPKGE; this is encoded by the coding sequence ATGGAATCCACTTCAATTGTGATCGATAAGGGATGGCGTTTTCGCGCCATCAACGACAAAGGACATCCAGAGGTAGAGCAGTGGCACCAGGCGGAGGTTCCGGGGGTGGTGCAGACCGATCTGCTACACAACAAGCTGATCCCGGATCCGTTCTACGGAGACAACGAGCCAACGCTGCAGTGGATTGGGCTGACGGACTGGGAGTACGAGACCGAGTTCGAGGTCACGCCGGCGATGCTGCAGAGAGGGCACCTGGAATTGCTGTTTGCCGGGCTGGATACCTATGCCGACGTTTTCTTGAATGATGTACCGATTTTGAGCGCAGACAATATGTTTCGGCACTGGCGGGTGCCGGTAAAAGACAAGCTGCACGCGGGGAGCAATACGCTGCGCATCGTGTTCCATTCGCCAGTGATGTACATGCTGCCGAAGGTGAAGGCGCTTCCCTATCGGCTGCCGACGGTGAGCCAGGTGTTGACGGTGACCGAGGAGGGGATTGCGACGGATCCGTATACGAGAAAAGCGCCGTACAACTATGGGTGGGATTGGGGGCCGCGGTATGTGACCGAGGGGATATGGCAGCCGGTGGAGTTATATGCGTGGGATGATGTGCGGATCGACAACTTCCATATTCATCAGGCCAAGGTGACCGAGGCGAAGGCGAAGCTCTCGGCGGAGCTGGATATCTTGGCGGAGGCTCCGGTGGATGTGGATGTGAGTATCGGGTACGCAGAAGAGAACAACCCCACCCTATCGCCGAAAGCGGACGATAAGGGTGGAGCACAGCAGAAGGTTCATCTCGATGCAGGCATGAATCACGTGGCGATTCCATTCGAAATTGCGAAGCCGGACCGGTGGTATCCGAACGGATATGGGGCGCAGGCGCTGTATAAATTCACGGCGACGGTGCGGCGCGGAAAAACGAGCGCGGATCATGCGCAGGTTCGGACGGGGTTGCGGTCCCTGGAACTTCGGCGACAGGTGGACCAGTGGGGGAAGAGCTTTGAGTTTGTCGTGAACGGGATTCCGATCTTCGCGAAGGGCGCGAATGTGATTCCGTTCGACAGCTTCGCGCCGAGCGTCACGCCGGAGGTGCATCGCAGAATTCTGCAGGCGGCAAAAGATGCGCATATGAACATGGTTCGGGCATGGGGCGGCGGATATTACGAGACGGATGACTTCTACGATATCTGTGATGAACTCGGAATCATGGTGTGGCAGGACTTTATTTTCGGTGGAGCGATGGTGCCGGGAGATCTGCCGTACCAGAAGAACGTGCGCGAAGAAACTATCGAGCAGGTGAAGCGGTTGCGCGATCATCCGTCACTGGCGCTGTGGAACGGTAACAACGAGGTCGAGACAGGATGGAAGTATTGGGGCGACAGGCAGGCGTTCAAGGAATCGATTTCGCCGACGGAGCGCGAGCGGGTCTGGCAGGACTACTTAATTATGTTCCACGACATTATCAAGAGCGTGGTGACGGAATACGGCGATGGGACCCCGTACTGGCCGAGTTCGCCATCGTCGAATTTCGAACCAAACCCGGATGGGCAGAGCAACGGCGACATGCACTACTGGGCGGTGTGGCACGCTCTGGCGCCGATCGACGATTACACAAAGCAGTTCCCGCGGTTTATGTCCGAGTACGGGTTCCAGTCGTTCCCGGAGATGAGGACGATAAGGCAGTTCGCCGGACCGAAGGATTTGGACCTACTGTCGGCGGTGATGCAGGAGCATCAGAAGAACGTTGGCGGGAACGAGCGCATACGGACGTACATGTTGCGTGAATATCACGAGCCGAAGGATTTCGAGTCGTTCATTTATGTAAGCCAGGTGCTGCAGGCGGAGGCGATCAAGGTTGGGGCGGAGCATCTGCGACGGCAGATGCCGCGGGTGATGGGCTCGCTCTACTGGCAACTGAACGATTGCTGGCCGGTGGCATCGTGGTCGAGCATTGATTATTACGGGCGATGGAAGGCGCTGCAGTACTACGCGCGGCGGTTCTATAACGACCTGCTGGTCTCGCCGTTCGAGGTGGACGGGATCGTATCGACGTTCGTGGTCTCGGACAAATTGCAGGCGACGCCGGCGGAACTTCGCATTCGCGTGATGGATTTCTCAGGCAAGCAGTTGTTCGAAAACAAGCAGACGATTACTGTGCCGGACCTGTCGAGCAAAATCTATGCGACGTTCAAGCGCGAGGACTTACTGAAGGGCACGGATGCGCAACATGCGTTCGCGGCGTTCGATTTGAGCGTCGGCGGAAAGGTAGTGTCGCGCAACCTGATGATGTTCGATATCACGCGGAACCTGGCGCTGCCGGTCCCAAAGATTCAGTCGGAGATTGCGGGCGGGAATGGCGAGTATTCGTTAAAGCTGCAATCGGCGGTGCTGGCGCGGCATGTGTATCTTAGCTTTGGGGATGCCGACGTTACGCTGTCCGATAACTATTTCGATCTGCTCCCTAGCGAGCCGGTCACGATTACTCTGAAGAGCAAAATGGGGCTCGACGAAATCAAGAGAGCGATGCGGATCCGGAATATTACCGATGCGTTCCCGCCGGGGGAGTCGCCGAAAGGAGAATAA
- a CDS encoding CHAD domain-containing protein has translation MAANGNVARGKKSGIGYWMQQVLKEAAKAEQGFDPDAVHDLRVALRRCRSMGQVLLRVDPVPEWKKMRREGERVFSSLGDLRDCQVMMDWIKKLSEPGEPAGQKLLADATTLEQTLKASAADSLSKFDIKSWEKWATSLERRVRRFRPDGEIFQGIALERWEHARELHRAAMRGRSKVAMHRLRIGVKKFRYVVENFLPRIHEQIGDELKGVQDVLGEVHDLDVLWDTAVQIHAFETPEERLRWAERTASERRARVEQYRQRAQGAESIWRKWRAMLPDEERAERATIRRLQAWASVLDPDFAHTRRVSKLAVQLYDGLARVGVIPANGSAARRWLMAAAVMHDVGKRKGDKGHQRRTQRKIQKLERPYGWTDEQLKMISLIARYHRGDWSAVPRAELGGLHAGSVRNAQKIGGVLRLANALDATHEGAIQRIEVTRSENGILVHAEGLKDDSRLAEKIAAARHLLEVRCGVAILVRGS, from the coding sequence ATGGCTGCGAATGGAAATGTCGCGCGGGGGAAGAAGTCTGGGATCGGCTACTGGATGCAGCAGGTGTTGAAGGAAGCTGCGAAGGCGGAGCAGGGGTTCGATCCGGATGCGGTGCATGATTTGCGCGTCGCGCTGCGGCGATGCCGGTCGATGGGCCAGGTTCTGCTGCGGGTGGATCCGGTGCCGGAGTGGAAGAAGATGCGGAGAGAGGGGGAACGCGTCTTCAGCAGCCTGGGCGATCTGCGCGATTGCCAAGTGATGATGGATTGGATCAAGAAGCTGAGTGAACCGGGCGAGCCGGCTGGGCAAAAGCTGCTTGCGGATGCGACAACCCTCGAACAGACGCTGAAGGCCTCTGCTGCGGATTCGCTGTCGAAGTTTGATATCAAGTCGTGGGAAAAGTGGGCAACTTCGCTGGAGAGGCGTGTACGGCGGTTTCGGCCGGATGGTGAGATCTTCCAGGGGATCGCGCTGGAGCGGTGGGAGCATGCGCGGGAGTTGCATCGTGCGGCAATGCGCGGTCGCAGCAAGGTTGCGATGCACCGGTTGCGGATTGGGGTGAAGAAGTTTAGGTACGTGGTCGAGAATTTTCTGCCGAGAATTCACGAGCAGATTGGCGACGAGTTGAAGGGCGTGCAGGATGTTCTCGGAGAAGTGCACGACCTGGATGTATTGTGGGATACGGCGGTGCAAATACACGCGTTCGAGACGCCGGAAGAGCGGCTGCGATGGGCGGAACGGACTGCGTCGGAACGGCGGGCGCGGGTTGAGCAATATCGGCAACGGGCGCAAGGGGCGGAGTCGATCTGGCGGAAGTGGCGAGCGATGCTGCCAGATGAGGAGCGGGCGGAGCGGGCGACGATACGGCGGTTGCAGGCTTGGGCTTCGGTGCTGGACCCAGATTTCGCGCATACGCGGAGGGTGTCGAAGCTGGCAGTGCAGTTGTACGACGGGCTGGCGAGGGTGGGAGTAATCCCGGCAAACGGCAGCGCGGCGCGTCGATGGCTGATGGCGGCGGCGGTGATGCACGATGTCGGAAAGAGGAAGGGCGACAAGGGGCACCAGAGGCGGACACAGAGGAAGATTCAGAAGCTGGAGCGGCCATATGGATGGACGGATGAGCAGTTGAAGATGATCTCGCTCATTGCACGGTACCATCGCGGCGATTGGAGCGCCGTGCCGCGAGCGGAGCTTGGCGGTTTGCACGCCGGGTCGGTACGGAACGCACAGAAAATTGGCGGCGTGCTTCGGTTGGCCAACGCGCTCGATGCGACTCATGAAGGGGCGATTCAGCGGATCGAGGTCACGCGTTCAGAGAATGGAATCCTTGTGCATGCAGAAGGATTGAAGGACGACAGCAGGCTCGCGGAGAAGATTGCGGCGGCGAGGCATCTGCTAGAGGTGAGATGTGGGGTGGCGATATTAGTGAGGGGGAGCTAG
- a CDS encoding NUDIX domain-containing protein, translating to MASPVQNRRPASFPKVSFPRKVAAVCYRKNGDSLEFLLVRTGSGRWTFPKGTVERHLGPRDSAALEAREEAGVVGRVSDEHFTIYFQENRDCYHAAEREIAIAAFLMHVHEMTDPEERYRNPRWFRPQEAKRRLSRRRRPKYQREFARVVDHAVEMLGRKRRTA from the coding sequence ATGGCATCTCCGGTCCAGAATCGGCGCCCGGCTTCGTTCCCGAAGGTATCGTTCCCGCGTAAGGTGGCGGCGGTGTGCTATCGCAAGAATGGCGACTCGCTCGAGTTTCTGCTGGTCAGGACGGGGTCGGGACGGTGGACGTTTCCGAAGGGCACGGTGGAGCGGCATCTTGGGCCGCGAGATTCGGCGGCGCTGGAGGCTCGGGAAGAGGCTGGGGTGGTGGGGCGCGTCTCAGACGAACATTTCACGATCTACTTTCAGGAGAATCGCGACTGCTACCACGCGGCGGAACGCGAAATTGCGATTGCGGCGTTCCTGATGCATGTTCACGAAATGACCGATCCGGAAGAGCGGTATCGAAACCCGAGGTGGTTTCGCCCGCAGGAGGCGAAACGGCGGTTGTCGAGGCGGAGGCGGCCGAAATATCAGCGGGAGTTTGCGCGAGTGGTGGATCACGCGGTGGAGATGCTGGGGCGGAAGAGACGCACGGCGTAA
- a CDS encoding thiolase family protein — protein sequence MKKIYIAGYHQSKFGKLMAMTVPEIMKAAVEGACKEANTTPEMLDVGSVGAACNISLNEQGLVSGLAAIVPGLEGKPIESVENACASGGQAILSVIQKLQCGWGDTGIALGYEKMRDADGKMDGKLVGKALGVFSHPRDREGKVYIFPHIFAEVMQCYMSHHGVTEADLAHIAVREYCNARFNPYAQMRNVELSIDGATKIEGINRYIVDGLPLKTYDCSQITDGYAAMILATEEGLRKLGVAKSDCVEIAGYWQATDPLLKEGRDVLRPVGAHKAMRKAYEMAGAIPHDVNVAEVHDCFTVMGAIGTEVIGKAPIGKGAQYWVDGKSKVDGECGINLSGGLVAKGHPIGATGVAMLGWCYWQLLGKAPKELQVRNPKVAATFNIGGPICASVCTVLKHA from the coding sequence ATGAAAAAGATCTACATAGCTGGTTATCATCAGTCGAAATTCGGCAAGCTCATGGCTATGACTGTTCCCGAGATCATGAAAGCTGCGGTCGAGGGCGCCTGCAAGGAAGCAAACACCACTCCCGAAATGCTCGACGTCGGCTCGGTTGGTGCCGCCTGCAACATTTCGCTCAACGAGCAAGGCCTGGTCTCCGGCCTCGCAGCCATCGTTCCGGGCTTGGAGGGCAAACCGATCGAGTCGGTCGAAAACGCCTGTGCCTCTGGCGGACAGGCCATCCTCTCCGTCATTCAGAAACTTCAATGTGGCTGGGGCGACACCGGCATCGCTCTCGGCTACGAAAAAATGCGCGACGCCGACGGCAAAATGGATGGCAAACTCGTCGGCAAAGCTCTCGGCGTTTTCTCGCACCCTCGCGATCGCGAGGGCAAAGTCTACATCTTCCCGCACATCTTCGCCGAGGTCATGCAGTGCTACATGTCGCACCACGGCGTCACCGAAGCCGACCTCGCTCACATCGCGGTTCGGGAGTACTGCAACGCACGCTTCAATCCCTACGCGCAAATGCGCAATGTCGAACTATCCATCGATGGCGCAACCAAGATTGAAGGCATCAATCGTTACATCGTCGACGGCCTGCCGCTAAAGACCTACGACTGCTCCCAGATCACCGATGGCTACGCCGCTATGATTCTTGCGACGGAGGAAGGACTAAGGAAACTCGGCGTCGCCAAGTCCGACTGCGTCGAAATCGCCGGCTATTGGCAGGCTACCGACCCGCTGCTCAAAGAAGGCCGCGACGTTCTGCGTCCGGTCGGAGCGCACAAAGCCATGCGCAAGGCATACGAAATGGCTGGCGCTATACCGCACGACGTCAACGTCGCCGAAGTCCACGACTGCTTCACCGTCATGGGCGCGATTGGTACCGAGGTGATCGGCAAGGCTCCGATCGGCAAGGGAGCGCAATATTGGGTCGATGGGAAATCGAAGGTAGATGGCGAGTGCGGAATCAATCTCTCCGGCGGTCTCGTCGCCAAGGGTCACCCCATCGGCGCGACCGGAGTCGCCATGCTCGGGTGGTGCTACTGGCAACTGCTGGGAAAGGCGCCGAAGGAATTGCAGGTCCGCAATCCCAAAGTCGCCGCAACCTTCAACATTGGCGGCCCCATTTGCGCCAGCGTCTGCACCGTCCTCAAGCACGCGTAA
- a CDS encoding long-chain fatty acid--CoA ligase: MIAGEILGERVRITPNKVALVYVPTGERFTYSELNAHATACAAHFSQLGIQKRERVGILAQNCVEYIVAFFAAGKSGVILVPLNYRLTPHELEGIARDAGLKALLFEKQYAETANLLRQRCGIAKLISLEDLLATQVGSAAEQPCAPEDPWCLLYTSGTTGKPKGVVIPHRQILANARNTAESWHLRDTDIAPIITPLCHAGGLAVFLTPLFLVGGTIVLHRGFDASEVWRTLEREKCTVLMAVPTIFKMMMEAPEFATTDISNVRWMISGGAPLPLYIAETYQRRGILFKLGYGLTEVGVNCFAISDEDALRKPGSIGKPIMFTEGKLINAEGGEVGPNEICELCLRGDHVCAGYWNNPEATAAALDSEGWWHTGDTARRDEQGFYYVTGRAKDMFISGGVNVYPAEIESELLQHPAVQDAAVIGVPDSKWGDQGVAFIVPRPAQNSLTASDLISFLEGRLARYKVPRDFVFTDALPRTPYGKVVKGELEEKYRVLHSLKAGTVRKE, from the coding sequence ATGATTGCCGGAGAGATTCTCGGCGAGCGGGTGCGGATTACACCGAACAAGGTCGCGCTCGTCTATGTCCCAACGGGTGAGCGCTTCACCTACTCCGAACTGAACGCACATGCGACTGCCTGCGCCGCCCATTTCTCTCAACTCGGAATTCAGAAACGCGAGCGCGTCGGCATCCTCGCCCAGAACTGCGTCGAATACATCGTTGCATTTTTCGCGGCAGGAAAATCCGGCGTCATCCTCGTCCCGCTCAACTACCGTCTCACTCCGCACGAACTCGAAGGCATTGCGCGCGACGCCGGCCTGAAGGCGCTCCTCTTTGAAAAGCAATACGCAGAAACCGCCAATCTTCTTCGTCAACGCTGCGGAATCGCCAAACTCATCTCGCTGGAAGATCTCCTTGCGACCCAGGTCGGTTCAGCCGCTGAGCAACCCTGTGCCCCCGAAGACCCATGGTGTCTCCTTTACACCAGCGGTACTACTGGCAAACCCAAGGGCGTCGTCATTCCGCACCGCCAGATTCTCGCCAATGCACGCAACACCGCCGAAAGCTGGCACCTGCGCGACACCGACATTGCCCCCATCATCACGCCGCTCTGCCACGCCGGCGGCCTCGCCGTTTTCCTCACACCGCTATTCCTTGTCGGCGGCACCATCGTCCTCCATCGCGGCTTCGACGCTTCCGAAGTCTGGCGTACCCTCGAGCGTGAAAAGTGCACGGTCTTAATGGCTGTTCCAACCATCTTCAAGATGATGATGGAGGCGCCAGAGTTCGCAACTACCGACATCAGCAATGTCCGATGGATGATTTCCGGCGGCGCGCCCCTGCCCCTCTACATCGCCGAGACCTATCAACGCCGCGGCATTCTCTTCAAACTGGGTTACGGACTCACCGAAGTCGGTGTGAACTGCTTCGCCATCTCTGACGAAGATGCTCTCCGCAAGCCCGGTTCCATCGGCAAACCCATCATGTTCACGGAAGGCAAACTTATCAACGCCGAGGGCGGAGAAGTTGGCCCGAACGAAATCTGCGAACTTTGCCTTCGCGGCGATCACGTTTGCGCCGGGTACTGGAACAATCCCGAAGCTACCGCCGCCGCTCTCGATTCCGAAGGCTGGTGGCACACCGGCGACACCGCCCGTCGCGACGAACAAGGCTTCTACTACGTCACCGGCCGCGCCAAGGACATGTTCATCTCCGGCGGCGTAAACGTTTATCCCGCCGAAATCGAATCCGAGTTGCTCCAGCACCCGGCAGTGCAAGATGCCGCCGTCATCGGAGTCCCCGACTCAAAGTGGGGAGATCAAGGGGTGGCATTCATCGTCCCGAGACCCGCCCAAAACTCTCTCACGGCGAGTGACTTAATCTCCTTCCTTGAGGGCCGTCTGGCGCGTTATAAGGTTCCGAGGGATTTTGTCTTCACCGACGCACTTCCACGAACGCCCTACGGAAAAGTCGTGAAGGGAGAGTTGGAGGAGAAGTATCGAGTTCTTCACTCACTCAAAGCAGGAACAGTTCGCAAAGAGTGA
- a CDS encoding sugar porter family MFS transporter: MNKVELVGGRPGGYKTIVYVICSVAALGGLLFGLDQGFIANSLETIEAHYHLGTQGAEHYSAILATGGIVGALLSGIFARFLGRKKSLLFAGFLFTAASAISALLPPLSVLSSCRFALGFAVGVASFVVPLFLSETAPASIRGSMGTLFQLMITIGIFLISLTNVMIARAFTKATTSLPLMFLTITLFAALMFLGGFILPESPRWLMLKGRKEQAIEVLRRTMNTQHEIDEEIAEIEQALHGPQGAGFGIVTRGYFFKVLMVGVFLQMFQQLVGINMMIYYSPTIFGYAGMKGLLASMTVPTVNMLFTFPAIRLVEKWGRKKLLYVGAVAMLVTMVAAGVAFQTIGSAANPAMISGTAKSVLLVSAILYIFGFAVSWGPVAWLVCSEIFPLEGREVGMTITTMVNWTFAGFVMANALSFMQAHGNASIFYVFAGFCVLAIAFVALFVPETKGITLEEMEFNLKNGVRVRDLGNRVPAKPNPVSQS, encoded by the coding sequence ATGAATAAGGTGGAGTTGGTCGGGGGAAGGCCCGGCGGTTACAAGACAATTGTTTACGTGATCTGTTCGGTCGCGGCATTGGGCGGACTGCTCTTCGGCCTCGACCAGGGATTCATTGCCAACTCTCTTGAGACCATCGAGGCGCACTATCACCTCGGAACTCAGGGTGCCGAGCATTATTCCGCCATATTGGCCACCGGCGGTATCGTCGGCGCACTTCTCTCCGGCATCTTCGCTCGCTTCCTCGGGCGCAAGAAGAGCCTCCTTTTTGCCGGCTTCCTCTTCACTGCCGCCTCCGCCATCTCGGCTCTGCTCCCGCCGCTTTCGGTGCTCTCGTCATGCCGTTTTGCCCTCGGTTTCGCGGTCGGCGTAGCGTCCTTCGTCGTTCCGCTTTTTCTCTCCGAGACGGCCCCAGCATCCATCCGTGGCTCCATGGGTACGCTCTTCCAACTGATGATCACGATCGGCATTTTCCTCATCTCGCTGACCAACGTCATGATTGCAAGGGCCTTCACAAAAGCCACCACCTCTCTGCCGCTTATGTTCCTGACTATCACTTTGTTCGCGGCTCTCATGTTCCTTGGCGGCTTTATCCTGCCCGAAAGCCCGCGCTGGCTCATGCTCAAGGGGCGGAAGGAACAGGCGATCGAGGTCCTGCGCCGCACCATGAATACACAGCACGAAATCGACGAAGAGATCGCGGAAATCGAGCAGGCCTTGCACGGGCCACAGGGCGCTGGCTTCGGAATCGTGACCCGCGGTTACTTCTTCAAGGTACTGATGGTCGGCGTTTTTCTGCAGATGTTCCAGCAACTCGTCGGCATTAACATGATGATCTACTATTCGCCAACCATTTTCGGCTATGCGGGAATGAAGGGTCTGCTCGCTTCAATGACCGTTCCAACCGTGAACATGCTGTTTACCTTCCCGGCGATTCGCCTGGTCGAGAAGTGGGGACGCAAGAAGTTGCTCTACGTCGGCGCGGTCGCGATGCTTGTCACCATGGTCGCCGCTGGGGTCGCATTCCAAACCATTGGGTCCGCTGCCAACCCTGCAATGATCAGTGGTACTGCGAAGTCTGTGCTGCTCGTATCGGCGATTCTCTACATCTTCGGCTTCGCCGTCTCCTGGGGACCGGTCGCCTGGCTGGTATGTTCGGAGATATTCCCGCTTGAGGGCCGCGAAGTCGGCATGACGATCACGACGATGGTTAACTGGACCTTCGCGGGCTTCGTGATGGCCAACGCCCTCTCCTTTATGCAGGCGCACGGAAACGCTTCGATCTTCTATGTGTTCGCCGGTTTCTGCGTCCTTGCGATTGCGTTCGTCGCCCTGTTCGTGCCGGAGACCAAGGGAATCACTCTCGAAGAAATGGAGTTCAACCTCAAGAACGGCGTCCGGGTTCGAGACCTTGGCAATCGCGTACCCGCAAAGCCAAACCCGGTCTCCCAAAGCTAA
- a CDS encoding NTP transferase domain-containing protein — translation MPAAVPSQLKVIILAAGKDAITPDGHPLVLQKLGDQSILQCVVHNAEQLASPDDIYIVVGYREDEVRAHLGTDYQYVVQQNPNGTGAAVREVTNRLQGFHGNLLILYGDTPLFRPGSIRGLLNRHRLRNAHLTLLSAIVDRRLPYGRIIRDAAGQIIDIIEDTEASPEVRAIRELNVGAYVVNADTISAALAKLSPSPVDGDFRLTDSVHELIRSGLRVESYQLFDQDEVQGINSIQDLEHAQFIIEKRLYRPRRQEEQNLIAFGTGGWRALIGEGFTLHNVRRLSQALANEITRQSLEKRGVIIGYDRRFLSRQAAEASAEVFAGNNIPTILLPEDAPTPLITYATAIQGSAYGLAFTASHNPPEWNGLKVFHGDGSLLLDNETRQIEKETNQLTANDVIKLELDIALEAGIVEKRDFTNAYVDAVEKLIDMTAIRNASLRVIVDPMYGVGQLTLGTVLTEARCRVTFIHERHNPLFGGRSPAPNQEALRLLSSEMHESNYDLGLAMDGDADRVAIVDEHGRYISINDILLLLYWYLHEIRGERGGVVRNLSTSHLLDRLANKLGEQCYETPVGFKHIVSGMLEHNALLGGESSGGLTIRGHILGKDGIFACALVVEMLARTGQKVSELLDRIYALTGRLYFVEESLPATPEMRIAVPKKMKEAPSTAIGPYHVVNISHIDGTKLYLENDNWALLRFSGTEPVLRLTVEADTQQKAEELLDWLRQFVTAENGKSAKTMASGDENR, via the coding sequence ATGCCGGCCGCCGTTCCCAGCCAACTCAAAGTCATCATCCTCGCCGCCGGAAAAGACGCCATCACTCCCGACGGTCATCCCCTCGTCCTGCAAAAACTCGGTGATCAGAGCATCCTGCAATGCGTCGTGCACAATGCCGAGCAGTTGGCCTCGCCTGACGACATCTACATCGTCGTCGGTTACCGCGAGGATGAAGTCCGTGCCCACCTCGGCACCGACTACCAATATGTCGTCCAGCAGAACCCCAATGGCACCGGCGCCGCCGTCCGCGAGGTCACCAACCGTCTTCAAGGCTTTCATGGCAATCTCCTCATCCTTTACGGCGATACTCCCCTTTTCCGTCCCGGCTCCATTCGCGGCCTGCTGAACCGTCATCGTCTTCGCAACGCTCACCTGACATTGCTCTCTGCCATCGTCGATCGCCGTCTCCCCTACGGCCGGATCATCCGCGATGCCGCTGGACAGATCATAGACATCATCGAGGACACCGAAGCCTCTCCTGAAGTCCGCGCAATTCGCGAACTCAACGTTGGCGCCTACGTCGTGAACGCCGACACCATTTCCGCCGCCCTCGCCAAGCTCTCGCCCTCACCCGTCGATGGCGACTTCCGCCTAACCGACAGTGTGCACGAACTCATCCGCTCCGGCCTGCGCGTTGAAAGCTACCAACTCTTCGATCAGGACGAAGTGCAGGGAATCAACAGCATCCAGGATTTGGAGCACGCGCAATTCATCATCGAAAAGCGCCTCTATCGTCCCCGCCGCCAGGAAGAACAGAACCTCATCGCCTTCGGCACCGGCGGTTGGCGCGCGCTCATCGGCGAAGGCTTCACCCTGCACAACGTTCGCCGCCTCTCACAGGCGTTGGCGAACGAGATCACGCGTCAGAGCCTCGAAAAGCGGGGCGTCATCATCGGCTACGACCGCCGCTTCCTCTCCCGCCAGGCTGCCGAAGCCTCCGCCGAGGTCTTCGCCGGAAACAACATCCCGACCATTCTTCTTCCTGAAGATGCGCCCACTCCGCTCATAACCTACGCGACCGCCATCCAGGGTTCAGCCTACGGTCTGGCCTTCACCGCCAGCCACAATCCGCCCGAGTGGAACGGCCTCAAGGTCTTCCACGGCGACGGGTCGCTCCTGCTCGACAACGAAACCCGCCAGATCGAGAAGGAAACCAACCAGCTCACCGCGAACGACGTCATCAAGCTCGAGCTCGACATCGCCCTCGAAGCCGGCATCGTCGAGAAGCGCGACTTCACCAACGCCTACGTCGACGCAGTCGAAAAGCTCATCGACATGACCGCCATCCGCAACGCCAGCCTCCGCGTCATCGTCGATCCCATGTACGGCGTCGGCCAACTCACGCTCGGAACCGTCCTCACCGAAGCACGCTGCCGCGTAACCTTCATCCACGAGCGCCACAATCCGCTCTTCGGCGGACGCTCCCCCGCGCCCAACCAGGAAGCCCTGCGCCTGCTGAGCTCCGAAATGCACGAATCCAATTACGATCTCGGTCTCGCCATGGACGGCGATGCCGACCGCGTCGCCATCGTAGACGAACACGGCCGCTATATCTCCATTAACGACATCCTGCTTCTGTTGTATTGGTACTTGCACGAGATTCGCGGCGAGCGCGGCGGCGTGGTCCGCAATCTTTCCACCAGCCACCTGCTCGACCGCCTCGCCAACAAATTAGGCGAACAGTGCTACGAAACTCCGGTAGGCTTCAAGCACATTGTGTCCGGCATGTTGGAGCACAACGCTCTACTCGGCGGCGAATCCTCCGGCGGCCTCACCATCCGCGGCCACATTCTCGGCAAGGACGGCATCTTCGCCTGCGCCCTCGTCGTCGAAATGCTCGCCCGCACCGGCCAGAAAGTCTCCGAACTCCTCGATCGCATCTACGCCCTCACAGGCCGGCTTTATTTTGTCGAAGAGAGCCTGCCCGCAACACCCGAGATGCGCATCGCCGTCCCCAAAAAGATGAAGGAAGCCCCGAGCACCGCAATCGGACCGTATCACGTCGTCAACATCTCGCACATCGACGGAACCAAACTCTATCTGGAAAACGACAACTGGGCGCTGCTTCGCTTTTCCGGCACCGAACCCGTCCTCCGCCTCACCGTCGAAGCCGATACCCAGCAAAAAGCCGAAGAACTCCTCGACTGGCTCCGCCAATTCGTCACCGCCGAGAACGGAAAATCCGCGAAGACAATGGCGTCTGGAGATGAAAATCGCTAG